A single genomic interval of Lentimicrobium saccharophilum harbors:
- the atpC gene encoding ATP synthase F1 subunit epsilon: MKLEIITPETTLFNAEVTLVQLPGKSGSFEIMHNHAPMIATLKKGKIKIVDPDKNIRYLEINGGTLQVQNNKILILAD; this comes from the coding sequence ATGAAACTCGAAATCATTACCCCCGAAACCACCCTCTTCAACGCCGAAGTTACCCTGGTGCAACTGCCTGGTAAATCAGGATCATTTGAGATCATGCACAACCATGCGCCTATGATTGCAACACTGAAAAAGGGAAAGATTAAAATTGTGGACCCTGACAAGAATATCCGATACCTGGAAATCAACGGGGGGACCCTTCAGGTACAAAACAACAAAATACTGATTCTGGCTGACTGA
- a CDS encoding type III pantothenate kinase: MNSGLQDNSFRLIVDLGNTRAKLAVYEGGRVVLLETAENPDPEKLKALLPEQFIPSGAIISSVAGDPGPYMKALGNFRWINLDYDTPLPFTNHYLSPETLGRDRIALVAGARHLFPGSDLLVIDMGTAITFDFINGQGEYKGGAISPGLTTRFRALHNFTKRLPLLNPVEINYLTGRTTDESILSGVINGIRAETDGIIEEYLHLYPQLKIILSGGDMFYFEKKLKNNIFATPNLVITGLKQILDYNLEK, from the coding sequence ATGAATTCAGGCCTTCAGGACAATTCCTTCAGACTCATCGTTGATCTTGGCAATACCAGGGCAAAACTGGCTGTTTATGAAGGCGGGCGCGTAGTTTTACTCGAAACAGCAGAAAACCCGGATCCTGAAAAACTTAAGGCGCTGCTTCCGGAACAGTTCATCCCGTCGGGCGCCATTATCAGTTCCGTTGCGGGAGATCCCGGACCTTACATGAAGGCCCTGGGCAATTTCAGGTGGATCAACCTTGACTACGATACCCCGCTGCCATTCACAAACCACTACCTTTCACCCGAGACGCTCGGGAGGGACAGGATTGCATTGGTTGCCGGCGCGAGGCACCTTTTTCCGGGCTCCGACCTGCTGGTAATAGATATGGGCACTGCCATAACCTTTGATTTCATCAACGGGCAGGGCGAATACAAGGGTGGGGCAATATCTCCGGGACTCACCACCCGTTTCAGGGCACTGCATAATTTTACAAAACGTTTACCGTTATTGAACCCTGTAGAAATCAATTACCTGACAGGGCGGACAACTGATGAATCTATTTTGTCCGGAGTAATCAATGGCATCAGGGCTGAAACAGACGGTATCATTGAAGAATACTTACATCTGTATCCCCAACTAAAAATAATTCTTTCAGGAGGGGATATGTTTTATTTTGAAAAAAAACTGAAAAATAACATCTTTGCAACCCCCAATCTGGTGATTACCGGATTGAAACAAATACTCGACTACAATCTTGAAAAGTAA
- the atpD gene encoding F0F1 ATP synthase subunit beta, which produces MAEPVIGRISQIIGPVVDVSFDQKSVLPNIYDALEVTSDTGHVIVLECQQDIGESTIRTIAMDSTDGLHRGMKVVSKGQPISMPVGEDVKGRLFNVIGAPIDGLGAVSGQETYAIHREPPKFENLTTQSEVLYTGIKVIDLIEPYAKGGKIGLFGGAGVGKTVIIMELINNIAKRYSGLSVFSGVGERTREGNDLLREMIESGVIRYGDAFLEDMEKGGWDLSKVDREELMKSQATLVFGQMNEPPGARARVALSGLTMAEYFRDGDEKTGGRDILFFVDNIFRFTQAGSEVSALLGRMPSAVGYQPTLATEMGIMQERITSTKRGSITSVQAVYVPADDLTDPAPATTFAHLDATTVLSRKIAELGIYPAVDPLDSTSRILSPDVVGEDHYRTALRVKEILQRYKELQDIIAILGMDELSDEDKLVVSRARRVQRFLSQPFHVATQFTGIPGTFVAIEDTIKGFKMILDGEMDEYPEAAFNLVGTIEEAIEKGKKMMEAK; this is translated from the coding sequence ATGGCCGAACCCGTAATTGGCAGAATATCACAGATTATTGGCCCCGTAGTGGATGTGTCCTTTGATCAGAAATCCGTTTTACCGAATATTTACGATGCCCTTGAAGTCACCAGCGACACAGGGCACGTGATCGTGCTGGAATGTCAGCAGGATATCGGAGAAAGCACCATCAGGACCATTGCCATGGACTCAACCGACGGCCTGCACCGCGGGATGAAGGTGGTTTCGAAGGGACAGCCCATCTCAATGCCGGTGGGTGAAGATGTGAAAGGCAGGCTTTTCAATGTAATCGGTGCGCCGATTGATGGACTTGGCGCGGTTTCCGGACAGGAGACCTATGCCATCCACCGTGAACCCCCGAAGTTTGAGAACCTTACCACCCAGAGTGAGGTGCTTTATACCGGCATCAAGGTGATCGACCTGATAGAACCTTATGCAAAGGGTGGAAAAATCGGTTTGTTCGGTGGCGCCGGCGTTGGTAAAACCGTGATTATCATGGAGCTGATCAACAACATTGCCAAACGTTATTCAGGCCTTTCGGTCTTTTCGGGCGTAGGCGAACGTACCCGGGAGGGTAACGACCTGCTCCGTGAAATGATTGAATCGGGCGTTATCCGTTATGGTGACGCATTCCTTGAAGATATGGAAAAAGGCGGATGGGACCTCAGCAAGGTTGACCGCGAGGAACTGATGAAATCGCAGGCGACACTGGTGTTCGGACAGATGAATGAGCCTCCCGGAGCCCGCGCAAGGGTTGCCTTGTCGGGACTTACCATGGCTGAATATTTCCGCGACGGAGATGAAAAAACCGGCGGCCGCGACATCCTTTTCTTTGTAGATAATATTTTCCGCTTTACCCAGGCAGGTTCTGAAGTGTCAGCACTTTTAGGCCGCATGCCTTCGGCGGTGGGATACCAGCCCACCTTGGCAACCGAAATGGGCATTATGCAGGAGCGCATTACCTCTACCAAACGCGGTTCCATCACCTCGGTGCAGGCGGTTTACGTGCCTGCTGATGACCTTACCGACCCGGCACCGGCCACCACCTTTGCCCACCTTGACGCCACCACCGTACTCAGCCGTAAAATCGCCGAGTTGGGTATCTATCCTGCCGTTGACCCCCTCGATTCCACCTCACGCATCCTTTCGCCCGATGTTGTTGGCGAAGATCATTACCGCACCGCCCTCAGGGTGAAGGAAATCCTTCAGCGGTACAAGGAACTCCAGGATATCATTGCCATCCTGGGAATGGACGAACTTTCGGATGAAGATAAACTCGTGGTTTCCCGCGCCCGCCGTGTTCAGCGGTTCCTTTCGCAGCCTTTCCATGTGGCCACCCAGTTCACCGGAATCCCGGGAACTTTTGTTGCCATTGAAGATACCATCAAGGGCTTTAAAATGATCCTTGACGGGGAGATGGACGAATATCCCGAAGCGGCCTTTAACCTGGTCGGAACCATTGAAGAAGCGATTGAAAAGGGTAAGAAAATGATGGAAGCCAAATAA